The Bosea sp. F3-2 genome window below encodes:
- a CDS encoding ABC transporter permease has product MSGIAAAVAPGSTEASYFARAERKEALSFALLAVPGLVVIGLLLIVPVGWLFVLSFIGKDGGVSLENYARLAQPVYVITFVTTFQIAGIVTVGSILLGYPVAYLLSQLSPRAAAICMIFVILPFWTSVLVRTYAWLVLLQRRGLINSWLVGLGIINEPIPLVNNFIGTTIGMLHVLLPFMILPLYSNMKTIDTDYLKAASSCGASPMRAFWDVFFPLSRPGLFAGTVLVFILSLGFYLTPALLGGGRVSMWSMQIATNVSTYSNWGAASALGVLLLVVTIAILAALNKVFRVDKLYGGR; this is encoded by the coding sequence ATGAGCGGCATCGCCGCGGCCGTGGCGCCTGGCTCGACTGAGGCGTCATATTTCGCTCGTGCGGAGCGAAAGGAGGCTCTGTCCTTCGCGCTCCTCGCCGTGCCAGGGCTCGTCGTCATCGGGCTCCTGCTGATCGTCCCGGTCGGCTGGCTCTTCGTCCTCTCCTTCATAGGCAAGGATGGCGGCGTCTCGCTCGAGAACTACGCGAGGCTGGCGCAGCCGGTCTATGTCATCACCTTCGTGACGACCTTCCAGATCGCCGGGATCGTGACAGTGGGCTCGATCCTGCTCGGCTATCCTGTCGCCTATCTGCTCTCGCAGCTCAGTCCGCGGGCGGCGGCGATCTGTATGATCTTCGTGATCTTGCCGTTCTGGACCTCGGTACTGGTGCGCACCTATGCCTGGCTCGTGCTGCTGCAGCGACGAGGCTTGATCAACAGCTGGCTCGTCGGCCTCGGCATCATCAACGAGCCGATCCCGTTGGTGAACAACTTCATCGGCACGACGATCGGCATGCTGCATGTGCTGCTGCCCTTCATGATCCTGCCGCTCTATTCGAACATGAAGACAATCGACACCGATTATCTGAAGGCGGCGTCGAGTTGCGGCGCCTCGCCAATGCGGGCCTTCTGGGATGTGTTCTTTCCGCTCAGCCGTCCCGGCCTCTTCGCCGGCACGGTGCTCGTCTTCATCCTGAGCCTCGGCTTTTATCTGACCCCGGCTTTGCTCGGTGGCGGGCGCGTCAGCATGTGGTCGATGCAGATCGCCACCAATGTCTCGACCTACAGCAACTGGGGTGCCGCGAGCGCGCTCGGGGTGCTGCTGCTCGTCGTGACGATCGCCATCCTCGCCGCGCTGAACAAGGTGTTCCGCGTCGACAAGCTCTACGGGGGCCGCTGA
- a CDS encoding ABC transporter ATP-binding protein codes for MKVPVSIRGLSKKFGSFEALKYINLDIAPGEFVTLLGPSGSGKTTLLQVLAGFVTPTSGSILVAGEELLTRPPHQREIGLVFQNYALFPHMNVFENVAYPLKLRRLSRNEIEARVRGALDMVRLSQFIDRPVDKLSGGQKQRVALARAIVFEPRILLMDESLSALDKKLREQMQIELRHLHERLHTTTVFVTHDQREALTMSDRIAVINNGSLIQFDTPRAIYDRPRTRFVADFVGETTFLPVELGAGGGASVFGTPLRLPDHAGASAANPRESWLALRPEKLAIGPAAGPEAEVNSFSAVARETIFQGDSLLVIAGFPDGQNIAVRLVPQEANRGLVPTPGQPIHINVHRNDSILVSGDV; via the coding sequence ATGAAGGTTCCGGTTTCGATCCGGGGGCTCTCGAAGAAGTTCGGCTCTTTCGAAGCGCTCAAGTACATCAATCTCGACATCGCTCCCGGGGAGTTCGTCACACTGCTCGGCCCGTCCGGGTCGGGCAAGACCACGCTGCTGCAGGTGCTTGCCGGCTTCGTCACCCCCACCAGCGGCAGCATTCTGGTCGCGGGCGAGGAATTGCTGACGAGGCCGCCGCATCAGCGCGAGATCGGCCTCGTCTTCCAGAACTATGCGCTGTTCCCGCATATGAACGTGTTCGAGAACGTCGCGTATCCGCTGAAGCTCCGGCGCCTCTCGCGGAATGAGATCGAGGCCAGGGTGCGCGGCGCGCTCGACATGGTCAGGCTGAGCCAGTTCATCGATCGTCCAGTCGACAAGCTCTCGGGCGGGCAGAAGCAGCGCGTCGCCCTGGCGCGGGCCATCGTCTTCGAGCCGCGCATCCTGTTGATGGACGAATCGCTCTCGGCGCTCGACAAGAAACTGCGCGAGCAGATGCAGATCGAACTGCGCCATCTGCATGAGCGCCTACATACGACGACGGTGTTCGTGACGCATGACCAGCGCGAGGCGCTGACCATGTCGGACCGGATCGCTGTGATCAACAACGGCTCCCTGATCCAGTTCGATACGCCGCGCGCGATCTATGACCGGCCAAGGACACGCTTCGTCGCCGACTTCGTTGGTGAGACGACCTTCCTGCCGGTCGAGCTGGGGGCCGGTGGCGGCGCCAGTGTATTTGGCACGCCCTTGCGGCTGCCGGACCACGCAGGAGCATCGGCGGCCAATCCGCGGGAAAGTTGGCTGGCGCTGCGGCCGGAAAAACTGGCGATCGGGCCGGCCGCCGGTCCGGAGGCTGAGGTCAACTCCTTCTCGGCCGTGGCGCGCGAGACCATCTTCCAGGGCGATAGCCTGCTGGTGATCGCGGGCTTCCCGGACGGACAGAACATCGCGGTCCGGCTGGTGCCGCAGGAGGCCAATCGCGGGCTGGTGCCGACGCCCGGCCAGCCGATCCACATCAACGTCCACCGCAATGACAGCATCCTGGTCAGCGGCGATGTCTGA
- a CDS encoding ABC transporter substrate-binding protein — MTDRTDNARRRQIVMIVGAAISAMLPAAAMAQETVAVAGYGGAMRKGFDAALVNPAAQKLGLKIRSETHGDLPSIRVQVQSGAPAWDLVHLGGDECARGESEGLFEPLDLSKLDDAAIPAAARGKSWVATNYYSVVMAWRTDKAKQPPKSWADFWDAKAFPGRRAVSGLAQETLEIALLADGVAKDKLYPLDVERALAAIKRLRPQIGVFWTTGAQSTQLIKDGEVDLIAIYGSRVSPVIEDGSAVQFTYDQGLLGYGCIAVPKGAKNAAKAKELALAMISPEIQADIIEKMDNYGPVNAKAYEVRKFTPEQLAKTNSSPQNAAKQVLIDAAWWAKNGDKAEEAFKSAILQ; from the coding sequence ATGACCGACAGGACAGACAACGCAAGGCGCCGGCAGATCGTCATGATCGTCGGGGCGGCGATTTCCGCGATGCTTCCGGCGGCCGCGATGGCGCAGGAGACCGTGGCCGTCGCCGGCTATGGCGGCGCGATGCGCAAGGGCTTCGATGCCGCGCTGGTCAATCCCGCGGCGCAGAAGCTCGGCCTCAAGATCCGCAGCGAAACCCATGGCGATTTGCCGTCGATCCGGGTGCAGGTTCAGTCGGGCGCCCCGGCCTGGGACCTCGTCCATCTCGGCGGCGATGAATGCGCCCGCGGCGAGAGTGAGGGACTGTTCGAGCCGCTCGACCTGTCGAAGCTCGACGACGCTGCGATCCCGGCGGCCGCCCGCGGCAAGAGCTGGGTCGCGACGAACTATTATTCCGTGGTCATGGCCTGGCGGACCGACAAGGCAAAGCAGCCGCCGAAGTCCTGGGCCGATTTCTGGGACGCCAAGGCGTTTCCGGGCCGCCGAGCCGTCTCCGGCCTCGCCCAGGAGACGCTGGAGATCGCGCTGCTCGCCGATGGCGTTGCCAAAGACAAGCTCTACCCGCTCGATGTCGAGCGCGCGCTTGCCGCGATCAAGCGGCTCAGGCCGCAGATCGGCGTATTCTGGACGACGGGCGCCCAGTCGACACAGCTGATCAAGGATGGCGAGGTCGACCTGATCGCGATCTATGGCAGCCGCGTCTCGCCGGTGATCGAGGACGGCAGCGCCGTCCAGTTCACCTACGACCAGGGGCTGCTCGGCTATGGCTGCATCGCCGTTCCCAAGGGCGCGAAGAATGCCGCCAAGGCGAAGGAGCTCGCTCTGGCGATGATCTCGCCCGAGATCCAGGCCGACATTATCGAGAAGATGGACAATTACGGCCCGGTCAACGCAAAGGCCTATGAGGTCCGCAAGTTCACGCCGGAACAGCTCGCTAAGACCAATTCCTCGCCGCAGAATGCCGCAAAGCAGGTGCTGATCGACGCGGCCTGGTGGGCCAAGAATGGCGACAAGGCGGAAGAGGCCTTCAAGTCGGCGATCCTGCAATGA